A genomic stretch from Thermomonospora umbrina includes:
- a CDS encoding sigma-70 family RNA polymerase sigma factor — MSSITRQDEQNPVEAWWARHHGELTGYCYRMLGSAFDADDAVQETLVRAWRHVDRFDEDRGTARAWLFAIATNVCLDMLRGAERRARAIDLGPASQPGDPLGAPLAESTWVLPIPDGRVRPDGADPADLVAARETIRLAFVAALQHLPPRQRAVLILRDVLSWRASEVARLLDVTVTAVNSALQRARATLRALGPVPGDPFDPLDDGQRHLLDAYCTAFERHDVERLVSLLHEDATMSMPPFTWWLRGREDIRRALSAPDVGCLDSRLVPVAANGTPAFAHYVPSANGFEARGLVLVDVADGLITGTTSFLDTARLFPLFSLPTDEFPGSASYQR; from the coding sequence ATGTCCAGCATTACACGTCAAGATGAACAGAATCCGGTCGAAGCCTGGTGGGCCCGACATCACGGCGAACTGACCGGTTACTGCTACCGGATGCTGGGCTCGGCCTTCGACGCCGACGACGCCGTTCAAGAGACGTTGGTGCGGGCCTGGCGACACGTCGACCGTTTCGACGAGGATCGCGGGACGGCGCGCGCGTGGTTGTTCGCCATCGCCACGAACGTCTGCCTGGACATGCTGCGGGGGGCCGAGAGGCGGGCCCGCGCCATCGACCTCGGCCCGGCTTCGCAGCCCGGCGATCCTCTCGGCGCACCCCTCGCCGAGAGCACCTGGGTGCTGCCGATCCCCGACGGTCGGGTGCGGCCCGACGGCGCGGACCCGGCGGATCTGGTGGCGGCCCGGGAGACGATCCGGCTGGCGTTCGTGGCCGCGCTGCAGCATCTGCCGCCCCGCCAGCGCGCGGTGCTGATCCTGCGCGACGTGCTGAGTTGGCGGGCCTCGGAGGTCGCCCGGCTGCTGGACGTCACCGTCACGGCGGTCAACAGCGCCCTGCAGCGCGCCCGCGCGACGCTGCGCGCCCTCGGCCCCGTCCCCGGCGACCCTTTCGACCCGCTGGACGACGGGCAGCGGCACCTGCTGGACGCGTACTGCACGGCCTTCGAACGGCACGACGTCGAACGGCTGGTGTCGCTGCTGCACGAGGACGCGACGATGTCGATGCCCCCGTTCACGTGGTGGCTGCGGGGCCGCGAGGACATCCGCCGGGCGCTGTCGGCCCCGGACGTGGGCTGCCTGGACTCCCGGCTCGTCCCCGTCGCGGCGAACGGGACGCCGGCGTTCGCCCACTACGTGCCGTCCGCGAACGGGTTCGAGGCGCGGGGCCTGGTGCTGGTGGACGTGGCCGACGGCCTGATCACGGGGACGACCTCCTTCCTCGACACGGCCAGGCTGTTCCCGCTGTTCTCCCTCCCCACCGATGAGTTCCCGGGCTCCGCGTCGTACCAGAGGTGA
- a CDS encoding GNAT family N-acetyltransferase, translating into MTFRQAVREDVPVIVRLLADDPLGSTREAPGDELPAAYWTAFDAIEKDPNNAIIVAEVDGEIAASLQLTFIPGLTYTGGERAQIEGVRVAFEHRGRGVGQALITWVVDRARERGCRVVQLTTDRQRPNAIRFYQKMGFRPSHMGMKYPLIDK; encoded by the coding sequence GTGACCTTCCGCCAGGCCGTCCGCGAGGACGTCCCGGTCATCGTCCGACTGCTGGCGGACGACCCCCTGGGCAGCACCCGGGAGGCCCCGGGCGACGAGCTCCCGGCGGCCTACTGGACCGCCTTCGACGCCATCGAGAAGGATCCCAACAACGCGATCATCGTGGCCGAGGTCGACGGCGAGATCGCCGCCTCCCTCCAGCTCACCTTCATCCCGGGCCTCACCTACACCGGCGGCGAGCGCGCCCAGATCGAGGGTGTCCGCGTCGCCTTCGAGCACCGGGGCCGCGGCGTCGGTCAGGCCCTGATCACCTGGGTCGTCGACCGGGCCCGGGAGCGCGGCTGCCGCGTCGTCCAGCTCACCACCGACCGCCAGCGCCCCAACGCCATCCGGTTCTATCAGAAGATGGGCTTCCGCCCTTCGCACATGGGCATGAAGTATCCCCTGATCGACAAATAG
- a CDS encoding GyrI-like domain-containing protein: MNIEERAERPCVAVSVEAPLREWGRVNALVPEVFAWLAERGIAPAGPLFYRYRVAGDMDAPFVVEVGVPVAEPAEGDDRVLAGTIPAGRYATLTHHGHPDGLYGSITRLQREAADQGLEWAMEGEVLAGCFEFYLTDPEVEPDMDRWSIELAYLIR; encoded by the coding sequence ATGAACATCGAGGAACGCGCCGAGCGGCCCTGCGTCGCCGTCTCCGTCGAGGCCCCGCTGCGCGAGTGGGGACGCGTCAACGCGCTCGTCCCCGAGGTCTTCGCCTGGCTCGCCGAGCGCGGGATCGCCCCCGCCGGCCCGCTGTTCTACCGCTACCGGGTGGCGGGCGACATGGACGCCCCCTTCGTGGTCGAGGTCGGCGTCCCCGTCGCCGAGCCCGCGGAGGGCGACGACCGCGTCCTCGCGGGAACGATCCCCGCAGGCCGGTACGCGACCCTGACCCACCACGGCCACCCCGACGGGCTGTACGGGTCCATCACGCGACTGCAGCGCGAGGCGGCGGATCAGGGCCTGGAATGGGCCATGGAGGGGGAGGTCCTGGCGGGCTGCTTCGAGTTCTACCTGACCGACCCCGAGGTGGAGCCCGACATGGACCGGTGGTCCATCGAGCTGGCCTATCTGATCCGGTGA
- a CDS encoding rhomboid family intramembrane serine protease: MSNPVAPQRSRSEGLITHATRAVSAAVLVVAVTAGMWVVEAFDYAMDGRLDRYGIRAYDLRELPEIFTAPFLHGGFEHLLANTVPFLVLGFLAAARGVGRFLAANLIIIVVGGLGVWFTGSPSIDTLGSSILIFGYFGYLLGRGLFERSLLDLVIAVGVVLGYGTMIYGIIPTDTMISWQGHLFGLIGGLLAAWTLRRRAEV, encoded by the coding sequence ATGAGCAATCCCGTCGCTCCGCAGCGGAGCCGCTCGGAGGGCCTGATCACCCATGCCACCAGGGCCGTGTCGGCGGCCGTGCTGGTGGTGGCCGTGACGGCGGGCATGTGGGTCGTCGAGGCGTTCGACTACGCGATGGACGGCCGGCTCGACCGGTACGGGATCCGGGCGTACGACCTGCGCGAGCTGCCCGAGATCTTCACCGCGCCGTTCCTGCACGGCGGGTTCGAGCATCTGCTCGCCAACACGGTGCCGTTCCTGGTGCTCGGCTTCCTGGCGGCGGCCCGAGGGGTCGGCCGGTTCCTGGCGGCGAACCTGATCATCATCGTGGTGGGCGGGCTGGGGGTGTGGTTCACCGGGTCCCCGTCCATCGACACGCTGGGCAGCAGCATCCTGATCTTCGGCTACTTCGGCTATCTGCTGGGCCGGGGGCTGTTCGAGCGCAGCCTGCTCGACCTGGTGATCGCGGTGGGTGTGGTGCTGGGCTACGGGACGATGATCTACGGGATCATTCCCACCGACACCATGATCTCCTGGCAGGGCCATCTGTTCGGTCTGATCGGCGGTCTGCTGGCCGCCTGGACGCTGCGCCGCCGCGCCGAGGTCTGA
- a CDS encoding SDR family oxidoreductase encodes MVDGLDLTAPESRLWDAYPTGAPVDLGDGRPDEPAPDRTVRAEVIARLLLGGREGRPGFVPAVRLSGAYITGRLDLSGGDVECELTLRHCRLTESPDLSNVRTRQIEFAGCRMPGLSGDGIQVDGYLSLIGSRIDGEVRLPRGQITAGLRMNDVVIHQTDPARWGLFARGLNVDAGTHIRDAAVSGGISLVGARMNGGLFLQGTTVGDRDGMALDAWNIVIADAAEFSAGFSAEGMVRLRGAKVECTLSFDQATLRATTDPCALAATSMQVEEMHFRPAVPVVGRVVLDYSHIGVLRDNPDRWPETLWLRGLTYDALRGCPPQDRLNWLGRNEEFHPQPYEQLAAWYRQIGHDDLARKVLLAKLRARRGTLGRGARLWSRVLDWTVGHGYRPWMAAAWVALLAVAGAVIFSIEPARPLRPPGERPDFSAFVYTLDLLIPLGTFGLRDAYDPVGWTRWYAYGLIAAGWILVTALIAGATGCCGPTDRFARAAAMIGDNGGMGTYLITGATGGIGAAAAELLADRGHDLVLVGRSAERLATVTARLGSGAHARTQVMVRDANGTPVAAPAGRRGTTQPVVLDLSEPRRLEAALAVAGLPERLDGVVHSAGVVDLGPVAEQDADHWIDQLMVNLVAAAELTRLLLPALRAARGQVVFVNSGAGLRAGPGWSAYAASKHGLKALADSLRAEEPDIRVTSVYPGRTATEMQRKVRAQEGRPYEAGEFIEPITVARTIVAALETTPDATITDVSVRP; translated from the coding sequence GTGGTGGACGGCCTCGACCTGACCGCCCCCGAGTCCCGGCTCTGGGACGCCTACCCGACCGGCGCCCCCGTCGACCTCGGTGACGGGCGGCCCGACGAGCCCGCCCCCGACCGGACGGTGCGGGCCGAGGTGATCGCCAGGCTGTTGCTGGGCGGCCGGGAGGGACGTCCCGGGTTCGTGCCGGCCGTACGGCTGAGCGGCGCGTACATCACCGGCCGTCTCGACCTGTCGGGCGGCGACGTCGAGTGCGAGCTCACGCTGCGGCACTGTCGGCTGACCGAGTCCCCCGACCTGTCGAACGTCCGGACCAGGCAGATCGAGTTCGCCGGGTGTCGGATGCCCGGGCTGTCCGGGGACGGGATCCAGGTGGACGGCTACCTGAGCCTGATCGGCTCGCGGATCGACGGCGAGGTCCGGCTCCCGCGCGGGCAGATCACCGCCGGGCTGCGGATGAACGACGTCGTGATCCACCAGACCGACCCCGCCCGGTGGGGGCTGTTCGCCCGGGGCCTGAACGTCGACGCCGGGACGCACATCCGCGACGCCGCCGTCTCCGGCGGGATCAGTCTGGTCGGGGCGCGAATGAACGGCGGACTGTTCTTGCAGGGGACGACCGTCGGCGACAGGGACGGGATGGCCCTGGACGCCTGGAACATCGTGATCGCGGACGCGGCCGAGTTCAGCGCCGGGTTCTCGGCGGAGGGCATGGTGCGGCTGCGGGGGGCCAAGGTGGAGTGCACCCTGTCGTTCGACCAGGCCACCCTGCGCGCCACCACGGACCCGTGCGCGCTGGCGGCCACGTCGATGCAGGTGGAGGAGATGCATTTCCGCCCGGCGGTCCCGGTGGTGGGTCGGGTGGTGCTCGACTACTCCCACATCGGCGTCCTGCGGGACAACCCCGACCGTTGGCCCGAGACGTTGTGGCTGCGCGGCCTGACCTACGACGCCCTGCGCGGCTGCCCTCCCCAGGACCGGCTGAACTGGTTGGGCCGCAACGAGGAGTTCCATCCGCAGCCGTACGAGCAGCTCGCCGCCTGGTATCGGCAGATCGGCCATGACGACCTGGCCCGCAAGGTGCTGCTCGCCAAGCTGCGGGCCCGGCGGGGCACGCTGGGGCGTGGCGCGCGGCTGTGGAGTCGGGTGCTCGACTGGACGGTGGGGCACGGTTACCGCCCGTGGATGGCGGCGGCCTGGGTCGCGCTGCTGGCCGTGGCCGGCGCGGTGATCTTCTCGATCGAGCCCGCCCGGCCGCTGCGACCGCCCGGGGAGCGTCCGGACTTCAGCGCGTTCGTCTACACCCTCGATCTGCTGATCCCGCTGGGCACGTTCGGTCTCCGGGACGCCTACGACCCGGTCGGCTGGACCCGGTGGTACGCGTACGGGCTGATCGCGGCCGGCTGGATCCTGGTCACCGCGCTCATCGCCGGGGCCACCGGGTGCTGCGGCCCAACTGACCGATTCGCCCGCGCGGCGGCCATGATCGGCGACAATGGCGGCATGGGAACGTACCTCATCACGGGCGCGACCGGCGGGATCGGCGCGGCGGCGGCGGAGTTGCTGGCCGACCGCGGGCACGATCTGGTGCTGGTCGGGCGCTCGGCCGAGCGGCTCGCCACGGTGACCGCCCGGCTGGGCAGCGGCGCGCACGCCCGCACGCAGGTCATGGTCCGCGACGCGAACGGCACCCCGGTGGCCGCCCCGGCGGGACGGCGCGGCACGACGCAGCCCGTCGTGCTGGACCTGTCCGAACCCCGACGGCTGGAGGCGGCGCTGGCGGTCGCCGGGCTGCCGGAACGGCTGGACGGCGTCGTGCACAGCGCGGGGGTGGTGGACCTCGGTCCGGTCGCCGAGCAGGACGCCGACCACTGGATCGACCAGCTCATGGTCAACCTGGTCGCCGCCGCCGAACTGACCCGGCTGCTGCTCCCGGCGCTCCGCGCCGCCCGGGGTCAGGTGGTCTTCGTCAACTCCGGCGCGGGTCTGCGCGCGGGCCCCGGCTGGTCGGCGTACGCGGCCAGCAAGCACGGGCTCAAGGCGCTGGCCGACTCGCTGCGCGCCGAGGAGCCCGACATCCGGGTGACCAGCGTGTACCCCGGGCGTACGGCGACGGAGATGCAGCGCAAGGTCCGGGCGCAGGAGGGCCGGCCGTACGAGGCGGGCGAGTTCATCGAGCCGATCACCGTGGCCCGCACGATCGTGGCCGCGTTGGAGACGACCCCCGACGCCACCATCACGGACGTGTCCGTCCGCCCCTAG
- a CDS encoding CYTH and CHAD domain-containing protein — translation MAVPTQQMEIERKYDAERDFVLPDLSRLPGVASVTAPRTYALVANYFDTADHRLAAHGVTLRRRRGGDDAGWHLKIPAGPDSKNELRAPLGRPQMVPARLAALVAWSTRGAELRPAAVLETTRTVIELLDDEGRVLAEVADDAVVGQVVLDGGEATAEATVPATAWREIEVELGPAGTPELLKAAGKRLRKAGARKGGSSSKLGRVLEPVMTVPFGGRPVSPELPEGSAGAAVIGYLAEQVAAVLSFDPKARLGEDDAVHQMRVAVRRIRSALRSFAPLLDARRVAPLEPELKWLADALGEVRDLEVLRMRFTDRLAEPHGFEVNGTPSWMNALAASEASAYRRMNAALKQSRYFDILDALEALLTHPPLSDRAERAAAKELPKLVGRQWKRLAKKYAAIATADDPEEARHDVRKAGKRVRYAADLAAAALDDIDKDAAAAASGTARKAKTLQKVLGGYQDGVIATTYLKEAAARRGTTPAEAFVLGALHGWERHEAFDSLSRLEETWERIA, via the coding sequence GTGGCCGTTCCGACCCAACAGATGGAGATCGAGCGCAAGTACGACGCCGAGCGCGACTTCGTGCTCCCGGACCTGTCCCGGCTGCCCGGGGTCGCGTCCGTGACCGCGCCGCGCACGTACGCGCTGGTGGCGAACTACTTCGATACCGCCGATCACCGACTGGCCGCCCATGGCGTCACGCTGCGGCGGCGACGGGGAGGCGACGACGCCGGCTGGCATCTGAAGATACCGGCCGGGCCCGACAGCAAGAACGAGCTGCGCGCCCCCCTGGGCCGGCCCCAGATGGTGCCCGCCCGGCTGGCCGCGCTGGTGGCGTGGTCGACCCGGGGCGCGGAGCTGCGGCCGGCGGCCGTCCTGGAGACGACCCGTACGGTCATCGAGCTGCTGGACGACGAGGGGCGGGTGCTCGCCGAGGTCGCCGACGACGCCGTGGTCGGCCAGGTGGTGCTCGACGGCGGCGAGGCGACGGCCGAGGCGACGGTGCCGGCGACCGCCTGGCGGGAGATCGAGGTCGAGCTGGGCCCGGCGGGGACGCCCGAGCTGCTCAAGGCGGCGGGCAAGCGGCTGCGCAAGGCGGGCGCGCGCAAGGGCGGCAGCTCCTCCAAGCTCGGGCGCGTGTTGGAGCCCGTGATGACGGTCCCGTTCGGCGGCCGTCCGGTGTCACCGGAGCTGCCCGAGGGCTCGGCCGGGGCGGCCGTGATCGGCTACCTGGCCGAGCAGGTCGCCGCCGTGCTGTCGTTCGACCCCAAGGCGCGGCTGGGCGAGGACGACGCGGTGCACCAGATGCGGGTCGCCGTCCGCCGGATCCGCAGCGCGCTGCGCAGTTTCGCCCCGCTCCTCGACGCGCGCCGCGTCGCCCCGCTGGAGCCGGAGCTGAAGTGGCTGGCCGACGCGCTCGGCGAGGTCCGCGACCTGGAGGTGCTGCGGATGCGCTTCACCGACCGGCTGGCCGAGCCGCACGGGTTCGAGGTGAACGGCACCCCGTCGTGGATGAACGCCCTCGCCGCCTCGGAGGCGTCGGCCTACCGCAGGATGAACGCGGCCCTCAAGCAGTCCCGCTACTTCGACATCCTCGACGCGCTCGAGGCCCTGCTCACCCACCCGCCGCTGAGCGACCGGGCCGAACGCGCCGCGGCCAAGGAGCTGCCCAAGCTCGTCGGACGGCAGTGGAAGCGCCTCGCCAAGAAGTACGCCGCGATCGCCACGGCCGACGACCCGGAGGAGGCCAGGCACGACGTCCGCAAGGCGGGCAAGCGCGTCCGGTACGCCGCCGACCTGGCCGCCGCCGCGCTGGACGACATCGACAAGGACGCCGCCGCCGCGGCCTCCGGCACCGCCCGCAAGGCCAAGACCCTGCAGAAGGTGCTGGGGGGCTACCAGGACGGCGTGATCGCGACGACGTACCTCAAGGAGGCGGCGGCCCGGCGCGGCACCACACCCGCCGAAGCGTTCGTGCTCGGCGCCCTCCACGGATGGGAACGGCACGAGGCGTTCGACAGCCTCTCCCGGCTCGAGGAGA
- a CDS encoding WhiB family transcriptional regulator, with the protein MLNTSDDHWTDHSICRGADPDLFYPINYARPVMARQVEAAKAICAHCPVQADCLDWALRAGEPEGIWGGTTPEERRHLRRRPVGGRTRTAA; encoded by the coding sequence ATGCTGAACACCAGCGACGACCACTGGACCGACCACTCGATCTGCCGTGGCGCCGACCCCGACCTCTTCTACCCGATCAACTACGCCCGTCCCGTCATGGCCCGGCAGGTCGAGGCGGCCAAGGCGATCTGCGCCCACTGCCCCGTCCAGGCCGACTGCCTCGACTGGGCCCTGCGCGCCGGCGAGCCGGAGGGCATCTGGGGCGGCACGACCCCCGAGGAACGCCGCCACCTGCGCCGCCGCCCCGTCGGCGGCCGCACCCGCACCGCCGCCTGA